The DNA sequence CCATCCAGGCACCACGAAACGTTTCCGTGAAGTAAGCACCATAGATAAATCCCAGCGTAATGATCCCGGCAACCATCGGATCGATATCAAACTGTTCGAAACCGAGCAGATCTGTCACCTGATTCAGCGCAATTTGCAGCCCGTAAAAAATCAGCAGCATCAATACCAGATCGGGTACGCCGCGGATCAAAGTGGTGTAGCCTTCAAAAATCATCCGCAGCGGACGGTTGCTGGAAAGTTTGGCCCCGGCGCCAATTAAACCCAAAATGACGGAGAGCAACACGGAACTGAGCGCCAGCTCCAGCGTTACCATCGCGCCTTTAAAAATAACGTCAGAATAGCCATACAGCATCAGGAGTTCCTGTCTTTGGTTGAGCGAGACAAAATGGGGGCCAGCGCTTACCAGCTGGCCCCCATGACAGGTTTTTATTAACCGCCGTAGATATCAAAATCGAAATATTTTTTCGCCAGCTTGTCGTAAGTGCCGTCTTTGCGGATCTCATCGAAGGCTTTATCAATCGCCGCTTTCAGCCCGGCATCATCTTTACGCATGCCGATGCCCGTTCCCACGCCAAAGATTTTTTCATCTTTTACCGCCGGACCCGCAAAAGCATAGTCTTTACCCGCAGGCTGTTTGAGGAAACCTTCGCTGGCGGCGACTTCGTCCTGGAAAGCCGCATCGATACGGCCCGCGGTCAGATCCTGATAAACCAGGTCCTGATTAGCATAAGGCGTAATGGTAATGCCTTTTGGCCGCCAGTTTTGGTTGGCATAGATTTCCTGCGTC is a window from the Pantoea sp. CCBC3-3-1 genome containing:
- a CDS encoding histidine ABC transporter permease HisQ, which produces MLYGYSDVIFKGAMVTLELALSSVLLSVILGLIGAGAKLSSNRPLRMIFEGYTTLIRGVPDLVLMLLIFYGLQIALNQVTDLLGFEQFDIDPMVAGIITLGFIYGAYFTETFRGAWMAVPKGQIEAATAFGFTASQTFRRILFPGMMRYALPGIGNNWQVILKATALVSLLGLEDVVKATQLAGKSTWQPFYFAIVAGVIYLIFTTLSNGVLWWLTRRYSVGVRRAEL